A genomic region of Nocardioides plantarum contains the following coding sequences:
- the efeB gene encoding iron uptake transporter deferrochelatase/peroxidase subunit, translated as MSTPRLSRRGLLGGGVAAAGVAGAFVAGRASADDAQAAVAASYAFRGEHQAGIVTPAQDRLHFAAFDLLTTDRDEVVALLQDWTAAAERMTRGDGAGEVGPVDGDPLLPPDDTGEAIGLPPARLTITFGFGPTFFDKLDLADRRPKALRRLPHFPADVLVEEISDGDLCVQACADDPQVAVHAVRNLARIAFGRAAVRWSQLGFGRTSSTSTTQDTPRNLFGFKDGTANLKAEQPELVDTHVWVGADDDPAAGWLAGGSYLVARRIAMTIELWDRQPLADQEQFVGRTKGAGAPLGGDKEFDEPDFDAVTGLAPTIPVDSHVRLVHPSFHGGAQMLRRGYNFVDGSTPLGALNAGLFFIAYVRDPDTHFIPIQNAMAKSDAMMEYLKVNGSALFVVPPGIAAGEYVGQSLFA; from the coding sequence GTGAGCACCCCGCGCCTGTCTCGTCGTGGCCTGCTCGGCGGAGGCGTCGCCGCCGCCGGGGTGGCCGGGGCGTTCGTGGCCGGTCGGGCCAGCGCCGACGACGCCCAGGCGGCCGTCGCTGCGTCGTACGCGTTCCGCGGCGAGCACCAGGCCGGCATCGTCACCCCGGCCCAGGACCGCCTGCACTTCGCCGCGTTCGACCTGCTGACCACCGACCGCGACGAGGTCGTCGCGTTGCTGCAGGACTGGACCGCGGCGGCCGAGCGGATGACGCGAGGTGACGGTGCCGGCGAGGTCGGGCCCGTCGACGGCGACCCGCTGCTGCCGCCCGACGACACGGGCGAGGCGATCGGGCTGCCACCGGCGCGGCTGACGATCACCTTCGGCTTCGGACCGACGTTCTTCGACAAGCTCGACCTCGCCGACCGCCGACCCAAGGCCCTGCGCCGGCTGCCGCACTTCCCGGCCGACGTCCTGGTCGAGGAGATCTCCGACGGCGACCTCTGCGTGCAGGCCTGCGCCGACGACCCGCAGGTCGCCGTGCACGCCGTGCGCAACCTCGCCCGCATCGCGTTCGGGCGCGCCGCGGTCCGCTGGTCCCAGCTCGGCTTCGGTCGGACGTCGTCGACCAGCACGACGCAGGACACCCCGCGCAACCTGTTCGGCTTCAAGGACGGCACCGCCAACCTCAAGGCCGAGCAGCCCGAGCTCGTCGACACCCACGTGTGGGTCGGCGCCGACGACGACCCCGCCGCGGGCTGGCTGGCCGGTGGGTCCTACCTCGTCGCCCGGCGCATCGCCATGACTATCGAGCTCTGGGACCGCCAGCCGCTCGCCGACCAGGAGCAGTTCGTCGGCCGCACCAAGGGCGCGGGTGCGCCTCTCGGCGGCGACAAGGAGTTCGACGAGCCGGACTTCGACGCCGTCACCGGGCTGGCCCCGACGATCCCGGTCGACTCCCACGTGCGGCTGGTCCACCCGTCCTTCCACGGCGGCGCCCAGATGCTGCGCCGCGGCTACAACTTCGTCGACGGCAGCACCCCGCTCGGCGCGCTCAACGCGGGGTTGTTCTTCATCGCCTACGTGCGCGACCCCGACACCCACTTCATCCCGATCCAGAACGCCATGGCCAAGAGCGACGCCATGATGGAGTACCTCAAGGTCAACGGCTCCGCGCTCTTCGTCGTCCCCCCCGGCATCGCCGCAGGGGAGTACGTCGGCCAGTCGCTCTTCGCCTGA
- the efeO gene encoding iron uptake system protein EfeO has protein sequence MRKTLIAAGLLLTAPALAACTDNSTGDAASGDDRAFTVASTDDACQVSSDKAPAGALKFEVTNSGSQVTEFYLLAEDGLRIVGEVENIGPGVSRSLTVKAPAGDYYTACKPGMKGDGIRNAFTVTASKDGEKQLDASDQQLVDDALAGYKLYVRDQSAQLLEKTTEFVKLYKEGKDDEARALYPEARTHWERIETVAESFGDLDPKMDLREADLEPGAEWTGWHLLEKDLWPADAGKYRALTPEQRATYADDLLANTTKLNDKIQDLDYTVDQLANGSRGLLEEVAAGKVTGEEEFWSHTDLWDFQANVDGARVAFEGVEPIVKKNDPDLADELTTRFDDLQVLLDAQREGDGFKLYTDVSKADIKALSDAVNALAEPLSRLTAAVV, from the coding sequence GTGCGCAAGACCCTGATCGCCGCCGGCCTGCTGCTGACGGCGCCCGCCCTGGCCGCCTGCACCGACAACTCGACCGGCGACGCCGCGAGCGGCGACGACCGCGCGTTCACCGTGGCCTCGACCGACGACGCGTGCCAGGTCTCCTCGGACAAGGCGCCCGCGGGGGCGCTCAAGTTCGAGGTCACCAACAGCGGCTCGCAGGTCACCGAGTTCTACCTGCTCGCCGAGGACGGCCTGCGCATCGTGGGCGAGGTCGAGAACATCGGGCCGGGCGTCTCGCGCTCCCTGACCGTCAAGGCGCCGGCCGGCGACTACTACACCGCCTGCAAGCCCGGCATGAAGGGCGACGGCATCCGCAACGCGTTCACCGTCACCGCGTCCAAGGACGGCGAGAAGCAGCTCGACGCCTCCGACCAGCAGCTCGTCGACGACGCCCTGGCCGGCTACAAGCTCTACGTGCGCGACCAGTCCGCGCAGCTGCTCGAGAAGACCACCGAGTTCGTCAAGCTCTACAAGGAGGGCAAGGACGACGAGGCCCGCGCGCTCTACCCCGAGGCCCGCACCCACTGGGAGCGCATCGAGACCGTCGCCGAGTCCTTCGGCGACCTCGACCCCAAGATGGACCTGCGCGAGGCCGACCTCGAGCCCGGCGCCGAGTGGACCGGCTGGCACCTGCTCGAGAAGGACCTGTGGCCCGCCGACGCCGGCAAGTACCGTGCCCTGACGCCCGAGCAGCGCGCCACCTACGCCGACGACCTGCTCGCCAACACCACGAAGCTCAACGACAAGATCCAGGACCTCGACTACACCGTCGACCAGCTCGCCAACGGCTCGCGCGGCCTGCTCGAGGAGGTCGCCGCGGGCAAGGTCACCGGCGAGGAGGAGTTCTGGTCGCACACCGACCTGTGGGACTTCCAGGCCAACGTCGACGGCGCCCGGGTCGCGTTCGAGGGCGTCGAGCCCATCGTGAAGAAGAACGACCCCGACCTGGCCGACGAGCTGACCACCCGTTTCGACGACCTGCAGGTGCTGCTCGACGCCCAGCGCGAGGGCGACGGCTTCAAGCTCTACACCGACGTGAGCAAGGCCGACATCAAGGCGCTCTCCGACGCGGTCAACGCCCTCGCGGAGCCGCTCTCGCGCCTCACCGCGGCCGTGGTCTGA
- the efeU gene encoding iron uptake transporter permease EfeU yields MFANYLIGLREGLEAALVVTILVAYLVKTDRRELLPRIWFGVAVAVLVSLAFGAALTYGPRGLTFKTQELIGGGLSIVAVGFVTWMIFWMARTARALGTELRGQIDRAADGGRWSLVVVAVLAVGREGLETALFLWAATQAGTREAVGSVAPTWEPLVGAGLGLLTAVAIGVALYKGAIRINLTRFFTYTGGFLIIVAAGVLAYGVHDLQEADVLPGLDNLAFDVSDTVDPNSTIGTLLKGVFNFSPATTWLEAAAWLLYAIPVMTLFVLGVRRRSASPTPAPATTPAR; encoded by the coding sequence GTGTTCGCCAACTACCTGATCGGCCTGCGCGAGGGCCTCGAGGCCGCGCTGGTGGTCACGATCCTCGTCGCCTACCTGGTCAAGACCGACCGGCGCGAGCTGCTGCCCCGCATCTGGTTCGGGGTCGCGGTCGCCGTGCTGGTCAGCCTGGCGTTCGGTGCCGCGCTCACCTACGGCCCGCGCGGACTGACCTTCAAGACCCAGGAGCTCATCGGCGGCGGGCTCTCCATCGTGGCGGTGGGGTTCGTCACCTGGATGATCTTCTGGATGGCCCGGACCGCCCGCGCGCTCGGCACCGAGCTGCGCGGCCAGATCGACCGGGCCGCCGACGGCGGCCGGTGGTCGCTGGTCGTCGTGGCCGTCCTCGCCGTGGGGCGCGAGGGCCTCGAGACGGCGCTGTTCCTGTGGGCCGCGACCCAGGCCGGCACCCGCGAGGCCGTCGGCTCGGTCGCCCCGACCTGGGAGCCGCTGGTCGGCGCCGGGCTCGGCCTGCTGACCGCCGTCGCCATCGGCGTGGCGCTCTACAAGGGCGCGATCCGGATCAACCTGACCAGGTTCTTCACCTACACCGGCGGCTTCCTCATCATCGTCGCGGCCGGGGTGCTCGCCTACGGCGTGCACGACCTGCAGGAGGCCGACGTGCTGCCGGGGCTCGACAACCTGGCGTTCGACGTCTCCGACACCGTCGACCCCAACAGCACCATCGGGACCCTCCTCAAGGGCGTCTTCAACTTCTCCCCGGCGACGACCTGGCTCGAGGCCGCCGCCTGGCTGCTCTACGCCATCCCGGTGATGACCCTCTTCGTGCTCGGCGTACGCCGTCGCAGCGCCAGTCCCACCCCGGCTCCGGCCACCACCCCGGCCCGCTGA
- a CDS encoding ABC transporter ATP-binding protein: protein MIRVENLTRTYGSFTAVDDVSFVARSGRVTGFLGPNGAGKSTTMRVLVGLTPATSGTATVAGRRFVDLPNPGREVGVLLDASAQHAGRTGREILTLAQRTLGLPADRVDAMLERVSLTPEESRRRVRHYSLGMRQRLGIAVALIGDPASLILDEPANGLDPAGIRWMRDLLRGYADAGGTVLLSSHLLHEIEVVADDLVVIGNGRIVASGTKAELLAGSGTLVRARDLDALGRALTESAVTVSPLDGGFRAEADAELVGKVAHAAGVPLLELRAADGAGLEEMFLELTATTQREGVAA, encoded by the coding sequence ATGATCAGAGTCGAGAACCTCACCCGGACCTACGGGTCCTTCACCGCCGTGGACGACGTGTCGTTCGTCGCCCGCTCGGGGCGCGTCACCGGGTTCCTGGGCCCCAACGGCGCCGGGAAGTCCACCACCATGCGGGTCCTGGTCGGACTCACCCCGGCGACGTCGGGCACCGCTACCGTCGCGGGGCGCCGCTTCGTCGACCTGCCCAACCCCGGCCGGGAGGTGGGGGTCCTGCTCGACGCCTCGGCCCAGCACGCCGGTCGGACCGGGCGCGAGATCCTCACCCTGGCCCAGCGGACCCTCGGGCTGCCGGCTGACCGCGTCGACGCGATGCTCGAGCGGGTGAGCCTGACGCCCGAGGAGTCCCGGCGTCGCGTGCGGCACTACTCGCTCGGGATGCGCCAGCGTCTCGGGATCGCGGTCGCCCTCATCGGCGACCCGGCGTCGCTGATCCTCGACGAGCCGGCCAACGGCCTGGACCCGGCCGGTATCCGCTGGATGCGCGACCTCCTGCGGGGGTACGCCGACGCCGGCGGCACGGTCCTGCTGTCGTCGCACCTGCTGCACGAGATCGAGGTCGTCGCCGACGACCTCGTGGTCATCGGCAACGGCCGGATCGTGGCCTCCGGCACCAAGGCCGAGCTGCTCGCCGGGTCCGGGACCCTCGTGCGGGCCCGCGACCTCGACGCCCTCGGTCGAGCGCTCACCGAGTCGGCGGTCACGGTCAGCCCGCTCGACGGCGGGTTCCGGGCCGAGGCCGACGCCGAGCTGGTCGGCAAGGTCGCTCACGCGGCCGGCGTACCCCTGCTCGAGCTGCGGGCCGCCGACGGCGCCGGGCTCGAGGAGATGTTCCTCGAGCTCACCGCCACCACCCAGCGCGAAGGAGTCGCCGCATGA
- a CDS encoding ABC transporter permease, whose product MSTTAAPPSTTTPSTAPAPSFAPIPFSRVVTVELRKMFDTRSGYWLMASIGILAVLATAAVVVFAPDDELTYDAFASAIGFPMAVILPVIAILSVTSEWSQRTGLTTFTFVPGRGRVIAAKALCSIGIGVVSIVLAAAIGALGNVVGTTIAGVDTVWDVSLVNLLMIVLANVLGLLVGFMLGVLLRTSAAAIVAYFVYSFVLTGLTELLAVNQEWFADIRGWVDFNFAQGALFDGVPTAEQWGQLGVSGLIWLVLPLALGLRLVLRSEVK is encoded by the coding sequence ATGAGCACGACCGCCGCACCCCCGTCCACGACCACGCCGTCCACGGCCCCCGCCCCGTCGTTCGCCCCGATCCCCTTCTCCCGGGTCGTCACGGTCGAGCTGCGCAAGATGTTCGACACCCGCTCGGGGTACTGGCTGATGGCGAGCATCGGCATCCTGGCCGTCCTGGCCACCGCCGCGGTCGTCGTGTTCGCCCCCGACGACGAGCTCACCTACGACGCGTTCGCCTCGGCGATCGGCTTCCCGATGGCGGTGATCCTGCCGGTGATCGCGATCCTCTCGGTGACCAGCGAGTGGAGCCAGCGCACGGGACTGACGACGTTCACCTTCGTGCCCGGGCGCGGCCGGGTGATCGCGGCCAAGGCGCTGTGCTCGATTGGCATCGGCGTGGTCTCGATCGTGCTCGCCGCGGCCATCGGCGCGCTCGGCAACGTCGTCGGTACGACGATCGCGGGCGTCGACACCGTCTGGGACGTCTCGCTTGTGAACCTGCTGATGATCGTGCTGGCCAACGTGCTCGGCCTGCTCGTCGGCTTCATGCTCGGCGTGCTGCTGCGCACCTCGGCGGCCGCGATCGTCGCCTACTTCGTCTACTCCTTCGTGCTGACCGGACTCACGGAGCTGCTGGCCGTGAACCAGGAGTGGTTCGCCGACATCCGCGGGTGGGTCGACTTCAACTTCGCCCAGGGCGCCCTGTTCGACGGCGTCCCGACCGCCGAGCAGTGGGGCCAGCTCGGGGTGTCCGGCCTGATCTGGCTGGTGCTGCCCCTGGCCCTCGGGCTGCGCCTGGTGCTCCGCTCGGAGGTCAAGTAG
- the ilvC gene encoding ketol-acid reductoisomerase produces MAEIFYDADADLSLIQGKNVAVIGYGSQGHAHALNLRDSGVDVRVGLAEGSKSKAKAEEAGLSVRTVAEAVEEADVVVILTPDQVQRHVYAESIEPHLAEGDTLVFGHGFNIRFGYIKAPAGVDVILVAPKAPGHTVRREYEAGRGIPDIIAVEQDASGTAWDLAKSYAKAIGGTRAGVIKTTFTEETETDLFGEQAVLCGGVSHLVQAGFETLTEAGYQPEIAYFEVLHELKLIVDLMWEGGIAKQRWSISDTAEYGDYVSGPRIIDASVKSRMQEVLAEIQDGTFAKRFIADQDNGAVEFNRLREQEAGHSIEATGKQLRAHFSWQQADSDYVEGSAAR; encoded by the coding sequence GTGGCTGAGATTTTCTACGACGCCGATGCCGACCTGTCCCTGATCCAGGGCAAGAACGTGGCCGTCATCGGCTACGGCTCGCAGGGCCACGCCCACGCGCTCAACCTGCGCGACTCGGGCGTCGACGTCCGCGTCGGCCTGGCCGAGGGGTCCAAGAGCAAGGCCAAGGCCGAGGAGGCCGGCCTCAGCGTCCGCACCGTGGCCGAGGCCGTCGAGGAGGCCGACGTCGTCGTCATCCTCACGCCCGACCAGGTGCAGCGCCACGTCTACGCCGAGTCGATCGAGCCCCACCTCGCCGAGGGCGACACCCTCGTCTTCGGCCACGGCTTCAACATCCGCTTCGGCTACATCAAGGCCCCCGCCGGCGTCGACGTCATCCTGGTCGCACCCAAGGCGCCGGGCCACACCGTGCGCCGCGAGTACGAGGCCGGCCGCGGCATCCCCGACATCATCGCCGTCGAGCAGGACGCCAGCGGCACCGCCTGGGACCTCGCGAAGTCCTACGCCAAGGCCATCGGCGGCACCCGCGCCGGCGTCATCAAGACGACCTTCACCGAGGAGACCGAGACCGACCTCTTCGGCGAGCAGGCCGTGCTGTGCGGCGGCGTGTCGCACCTGGTGCAGGCCGGGTTCGAGACCCTCACCGAGGCCGGCTACCAGCCCGAGATCGCCTACTTCGAGGTCCTCCACGAGCTCAAGCTCATCGTCGACCTGATGTGGGAGGGCGGCATCGCCAAGCAGCGGTGGAGCATCTCCGACACCGCCGAGTACGGCGACTACGTCTCGGGCCCGCGCATCATCGACGCCTCGGTGAAGTCGCGCATGCAGGAGGTGCTCGCCGAGATCCAGGACGGCACCTTCGCCAAGCGCTTCATCGCCGACCAGGACAACGGCGCCGTCGAGTTCAACAGGCTGCGCGAGCAGGAGGCCGGCCACTCCATCGAGGCCACCGGCAAGCAGCTGCGCGCGCACTTCTCGTGGCAGCAGGCCGACTCCGACTACGTCGAGGGCTCCGCCGCCCGCTGA
- the ilvN gene encoding acetolactate synthase small subunit, which produces MTTHTLSVLVENKPGVLARIAGLFSRRGFNIDSLAVGPTEHPEVSRMTIVVNVDSSPLEQVTKQLNKLVEVIKIVELDPTTSVTRELVMVKVGASVETRGSVLEIVQLFRAKVIDIAPDAITMQITGNAGKIADFLTMLEPFGVRELVQSGQVAIGRGSRSISERSQRPVAVPVAPAHAG; this is translated from the coding sequence ATGACGACGCACACCCTCTCCGTCCTGGTGGAGAACAAGCCCGGCGTCCTGGCCCGCATCGCCGGGCTCTTCAGCCGCCGCGGCTTCAACATCGACTCGCTCGCCGTGGGCCCGACCGAGCATCCCGAGGTCTCGCGGATGACGATCGTGGTCAACGTCGACTCCTCGCCGCTCGAGCAGGTGACCAAGCAGCTCAACAAGCTCGTCGAGGTCATCAAGATCGTCGAGCTCGACCCGACCACCTCGGTCACCCGCGAGCTGGTGATGGTCAAGGTCGGCGCCAGCGTCGAGACCCGGGGCTCGGTGCTCGAGATCGTCCAGCTCTTCCGGGCCAAGGTCATCGACATCGCGCCCGACGCGATCACGATGCAGATCACCGGCAACGCCGGCAAGATCGCCGACTTCCTCACGATGCTCGAGCCCTTCGGCGTCCGTGAGCTCGTCCAGTCGGGCCAGGTCGCCATCGGCCGGGGCTCCCGCTCCATCTCCGAGCGCTCCCAGCGCCCGGTCGCAGTCCCGGTCGCGCCCGCCCACGCCGGCTGA
- a CDS encoding acetolactate synthase large subunit, with protein sequence MSTETSGTISGAQSLIKALEAAGTETIFGIPGGAILPAYDPLMDSSIRHILVRHEQGAGHAAQGYAAATGRVGVCMATSGPGATNLVTPIADAHMDSVPMVAVTGQVGAAMIGTDAFQEADIRGITMPITKHNFLVTDPADIPRTIAEAFHIASTGRPGPVLVDVAKSALQAETTFDWPSEIHLPGYRPVTRPHAKQIREATRLLLEARKPVLYVGGGTIRANASRELLALAELTGIPVVTTLMALGAFPDSHPQHLGMPGMHGTVAAVAGLQKSDLIISLGARFDDRVTGNLDSFAPGAKVIHADIDPAEIGKNRHADVPIVGDVREVLLDLLTALRTEADAGNTGDYEGWVAFLSGVKATYPVGYDTPAGGALSPQYVIERLSAIAGPDAIYTSGVGQHQMWAAHYVKYEKPRTWLNSGGLGTMGYSVPAAMGAKVGMPDTTVWAIDGDGCFQMTNQELATCAINDIPIKVAIINNESLGMVRQWQTLFYNERYSNTDLHSKRIPDFVKLAEAYGCVGLSCESPDDVDATIRKAMEVDDVPVVVDFRVHRDAMVWPMVAAGTSNDEIKYARDLAPDFDDNDL encoded by the coding sequence ATGAGTACCGAGACGAGCGGGACGATCAGCGGCGCGCAGAGCCTGATCAAGGCCCTCGAGGCGGCCGGCACGGAGACGATCTTCGGCATCCCGGGGGGAGCGATCCTGCCCGCGTACGACCCGCTGATGGACTCCAGCATCCGCCACATCCTGGTCCGCCACGAGCAGGGCGCCGGCCACGCCGCGCAGGGGTACGCCGCCGCGACCGGCCGGGTGGGGGTCTGCATGGCGACGTCGGGGCCGGGGGCGACCAACCTGGTCACGCCGATCGCCGACGCCCACATGGACTCGGTGCCGATGGTGGCCGTGACCGGGCAGGTCGGGGCGGCCATGATCGGCACCGACGCGTTCCAGGAGGCCGACATCCGCGGCATCACGATGCCGATCACCAAGCACAACTTCCTGGTCACCGACCCGGCCGACATCCCGCGCACCATCGCCGAGGCCTTCCACATCGCCTCGACGGGGCGGCCCGGTCCGGTGCTCGTCGACGTGGCCAAGTCGGCGCTGCAGGCCGAGACGACCTTCGACTGGCCCTCCGAGATCCACCTGCCCGGCTACCGCCCGGTGACCCGCCCGCACGCCAAGCAGATCCGTGAGGCGACCCGACTGCTGCTCGAGGCGCGCAAGCCCGTCCTCTACGTCGGCGGCGGCACCATCCGGGCCAACGCGTCGCGCGAGCTGCTGGCGCTCGCCGAGCTGACCGGCATCCCCGTCGTCACGACGCTGATGGCGCTGGGGGCCTTCCCCGACAGCCACCCCCAGCACCTCGGCATGCCCGGCATGCACGGCACCGTGGCGGCGGTGGCCGGGTTGCAGAAGAGCGACCTGATCATCAGCCTCGGGGCCCGCTTCGACGACCGCGTCACCGGCAACCTCGACTCGTTCGCCCCGGGCGCCAAGGTCATCCACGCCGACATCGACCCGGCGGAGATCGGCAAGAACCGCCACGCCGACGTCCCGATCGTGGGCGACGTCCGCGAGGTGCTGCTCGACCTCCTCACCGCGCTGCGCACCGAGGCCGACGCCGGCAACACCGGCGACTACGAGGGCTGGGTCGCGTTCCTGTCCGGGGTCAAGGCCACCTACCCGGTCGGCTACGACACCCCGGCCGGCGGCGCCCTGTCGCCGCAGTACGTCATCGAGCGGCTCAGCGCGATCGCCGGGCCCGACGCGATCTACACCTCGGGCGTCGGCCAGCACCAGATGTGGGCGGCGCACTACGTGAAGTACGAGAAGCCCCGCACGTGGCTCAACTCCGGCGGTCTCGGCACCATGGGCTACTCCGTCCCGGCGGCCATGGGCGCCAAGGTCGGCATGCCCGACACGACGGTGTGGGCGATCGACGGCGACGGCTGCTTCCAGATGACCAACCAGGAGCTGGCCACCTGCGCGATCAACGACATCCCGATCAAGGTCGCGATCATCAACAACGAGTCGCTCGGCATGGTCCGGCAGTGGCAGACGCTGTTCTACAACGAGCGCTACTCCAACACCGACCTGCACTCCAAGCGCATCCCCGACTTCGTCAAGCTGGCCGAGGCCTACGGCTGCGTCGGGCTGTCGTGCGAGTCGCCCGACGACGTCGACGCCACGATCCGCAAGGCGATGGAGGTCGACGACGTCCCAGTGGTCGTCGACTTCCGGGTCCACCGTGACGCGATGGTGTGGCCGATGGTCGCCGCCGGCACCAGCAACGACGAGATCAAGTACGCCCGCGACCTCGCCCCCGACTTCGACGACAACGACCTCTGA
- a CDS encoding DUF4304 domain-containing protein, whose protein sequence is MERIEAIEATMAAVFKTRGFRTRARNWFRSTRSGDYQVINLQRSTWGSGDLYVNLGWDPAAGGAAFRPAYRCLFSVRAEELDVGGVIHRIRPDGATKLELPGTSLLGSEIYEATPKDQLMKEVVQVVAEPLADLMDSTTTFADLAPLINSRPVLKSVQLRNHMRSLGSPLS, encoded by the coding sequence GTGGAGCGGATCGAGGCAATCGAGGCAACGATGGCGGCGGTGTTCAAGACACGGGGGTTCCGCACACGCGCACGCAATTGGTTCCGCTCGACGAGAAGTGGCGACTACCAGGTGATCAACCTTCAAAGGTCTACCTGGGGCAGCGGTGATCTCTACGTGAACCTTGGATGGGATCCCGCCGCTGGTGGTGCCGCGTTCCGGCCCGCGTATCGCTGTCTTTTCAGCGTCCGAGCCGAGGAGCTCGACGTCGGTGGGGTCATCCACAGGATCCGGCCCGACGGAGCAACGAAGCTCGAACTTCCAGGGACCAGCCTGCTGGGATCCGAGATCTACGAAGCGACGCCCAAGGACCAGCTCATGAAGGAGGTCGTCCAGGTCGTGGCAGAGCCACTCGCCGACCTCATGGACAGCACCACGACGTTTGCGGACCTGGCACCCCTCATCAACAGCCGTCCCGTCCTGAAGTCTGTCCAGCTTCGCAACCACATGAGGTCGCTGGGGTCCCCACTCTCCTAG
- a CDS encoding HNH endonuclease signature motif containing protein, whose translation MPTLTRTVSSDPLLASVRAGRDAEARDQVVTLTAVLDWAAVNVADDAETAELLDPTVEPALHLGGAGCPVIGEFAALDLALSLGMTSDGGRAYLGKALELRHRLPRLFARVVGLEVSLWKAFRIAEQTIALPPAGAEHVDRVISPFLHSCSWAQVDRAVDAARAAYDPAEAERRRVAAAEDRHATLDLSCATTSGTIDLRATLDLTDALDLETALRDGAQTLADLGSSEPLDVRRSQALGEMARQQQALDLETGQLTGGGGRGVTIYAHLDAADLEQPGTVDNTQSPVLIEQIRQWCQTAGTKVTVKPVIDLAADPAVTTYRPSEAIREQVELRDRTCVFPDCGRRRVDLDHVIAFASGGPTTAHNLAMLCRRHHRAKTHGHWSYVVLEPARYEWTSPTGATVIVDRRPPHHRRP comes from the coding sequence ATGCCCACGCTCACCCGGACCGTCAGCAGCGACCCGCTGCTCGCGTCCGTGCGCGCGGGTCGTGACGCCGAGGCTCGCGACCAGGTGGTGACGCTGACGGCCGTGCTCGACTGGGCCGCGGTCAACGTCGCCGACGACGCCGAGACTGCTGAGCTGCTGGACCCGACGGTCGAGCCCGCCCTGCACCTCGGCGGGGCGGGATGTCCGGTGATCGGTGAGTTCGCCGCTCTCGACCTCGCGCTGTCGTTGGGCATGACCTCCGACGGCGGGCGGGCCTACCTCGGCAAGGCCCTTGAGCTGCGTCACCGGCTGCCCCGACTGTTCGCCCGCGTCGTCGGGCTCGAGGTCTCGCTGTGGAAGGCGTTCCGGATCGCCGAGCAGACCATCGCGCTGCCGCCCGCGGGCGCCGAGCACGTCGATCGCGTGATCAGCCCGTTCCTGCACTCGTGCTCCTGGGCCCAGGTCGATCGTGCCGTCGATGCGGCGCGCGCTGCCTATGACCCCGCTGAGGCCGAGCGACGCCGGGTGGCCGCAGCCGAGGACCGCCACGCCACCCTCGACCTGTCCTGCGCCACCACCTCCGGGACCATCGACCTGCGCGCCACCCTCGACCTCACCGACGCGCTCGACCTCGAGACCGCCCTACGCGACGGTGCGCAGACCCTGGCCGACCTCGGTTCGAGCGAGCCCCTCGACGTACGCCGCTCCCAAGCCCTGGGCGAGATGGCGCGTCAGCAGCAGGCGCTCGACCTCGAGACCGGTCAGCTGACTGGCGGTGGTGGACGGGGCGTCACCATCTACGCCCACCTCGACGCTGCCGACCTCGAGCAGCCCGGCACCGTCGACAACACCCAGAGCCCCGTGCTGATCGAGCAGATCCGCCAGTGGTGCCAGACCGCAGGCACCAAGGTCACCGTCAAGCCCGTCATCGACCTCGCCGCCGACCCGGCCGTCACGACCTACCGGCCCTCCGAGGCCATCCGCGAGCAGGTGGAGCTGCGCGACCGGACCTGCGTGTTCCCCGACTGCGGCCGACGCCGGGTCGACCTCGACCACGTCATCGCGTTCGCCTCCGGTGGACCGACCACCGCACACAACCTCGCCATGCTCTGCCGGCGACACCACCGAGCCAAGACCCACGGCCACTGGTCCTACGTCGTGCTCGAGCCCGCCCGCTACGAGTGGACCAGCCCCACCGGCGCCACCGTCATCGTCGATCGGCGACCACCCCACCACCGACGACCCTGA